A stretch of Prunus dulcis chromosome 6, ALMONDv2, whole genome shotgun sequence DNA encodes these proteins:
- the LOC117629604 gene encoding DExH-box ATP-dependent RNA helicase DExH11 isoform X2 encodes MDPIVAANGLSFRVGFSGHSGHLRLEPLSTDESSNPVNSLPDFILPPAFARETPESIKEYIEDTYLLPRLDPEVFSPEKVGRQWDFDWFDNANVPLEPSLPRTVVVPTWELPFRSQNDGSVGGQWEPKSVQVDVSELIVGAQESGSLPRVAGPAKDFVRGSINNRPFRPGGLDDSKSLERVLPDGASNGEWVHELLIGGSAQAVPPSFKQGLDLGDLKAYPCSWNVYKDQSPLKSTSDEKDLQSELSVQFDDLFKKAWEEDVVEFEGDGQLSGSESVKSEDEANEVDVARNSCEPELSVLDEILSVEAKSRFNETDEDGEKNPEAWAISGGTEWIAENFYDLIPDKALDYPFELDKFQKEAIYYLEKGDSVFVAAHTSAGKTVVAEYAFALASKHCTRAVYTAPIKTISNQKYRDFCGKFDVGLLTGDVSLRPEASCLIMTTEILRSMLYRGADIIRDIEWVIFDEVHYVNDVERGVVWEEVIIMLPRHINIVLLSATVPNKVEFADWIGRTKQKKIRVTGTTKRPVPLEHCLFYSGELYKICESESFIPQGFKAAKDAFKKKNMSAATGGSGSHAPAPVSHDGARTQKQSSNWGKQKKQSGPQNLGNFSKAGGSNQNNGNGMNNWGLRRSDASLWLSLINKLSKKSLLPVVIFCFSKNRCDKSADSMYGIDLTSSSEKSEIRVFCDKAFSRLKGSDRTLPQVVRVQNLLHRGIGVHHAGLLPIVKEVVEMLFCRGVIKVLFSTETFAMGVNAPARTVVFDTLRKFDGKEFRQLLPGEYTQMAGRAGRRGLDKIGTVIVMCRDEILEESDLKHVIVGSATRLESQFRLTYIMILHLLRVEELKVEDMLKRSFAEFHAQKKLPEQQQLLMRKLAQPTKTIECIKGEPAIEEYYDMYSEAETYYTEILEAVMQSSVAQKFLTAGRVVVMKSQSGQDHLLGVIVKPPSSSNKQYIVLVLKPELQTPLASDNLQDSKNTDFPQGYFMAPKSKRAIEEDYFPGVTSRKGSGVINIKLPHQGSAAGVRFEVREVNNKDFLCICNCKIKIDQVRLLEDVSSHAYSKTVQQLLGTKSNGNKYPPALDPMEDLKLRDVNHVETYYKWTNLLQKMAENKCHGCTKLEEHIILAREIKRHKEEVNALKYEMSDEALQQMPDFQGRIDVLKEIGCIDADLVVQIKGRVACEMNSGEELICTECLFENQLDDLEPEEAVALMSAFVFQQKNTSEPSLTPKLSQAKQRLYNTAIRLGELQGHFKVQINPEEYARENLKFGLVQVVYEWAKGTPFADICELTDVPEGMIVRTIVRLDETCREFKNAASIMGNSALYKKMETASNAIKRDIVFAASLYVTGV; translated from the exons ATGGATCCGATTGTTGCAGCAAATGGGCTCTCTTTCCGAGTCGGGTTCTCCGGTCACAGTGGCCACCTCAGGCTCGAGCCTCTTTCCACCGACGAGAGCTCCAACCCCGTCAATTCACTCCCTGATTTCATTCTG CCGCCGGCATTTGCTAGGGAAACGCCTGAATCAATAAAAGAGTATATAGAGGACACGTATCTCTTGCCAAGATTGGACCCTGAAGTATTTTCGCCGGAAAAGGTCGGGAGGCAGTGGGATTTTGACTGGTTTGATAACGCAAATGTACCCTTGGAGCCCTCATTGCCGCGGACAGTTGTGGTTCCTACATGGGAATTACCATTTAGGAGTCAAAATGATGGGTCGGTGGGAGGTCAATGGGAACCTAAATCCGTGCAG gtggatgtatcagAACTTATAGTAGGAGCTCAAGAGTCTGGTTCCTTGCCACGCGTGGCTGGACCAGCGAAGGATTTTGTACGGGGAAGTATCAACAACCGCCCTTTTCGCCCAGGAGGCTTGGATGATTCCAAATCTCTAGAAAGAGTTCTTCCTGATGGTGCTTCTAATGGCGAGTGGGTTCACGAACTTCTGATTGGTGGCTCTGCTCAGGCCGTACCTCCAAGCTTTAAGCAAGGATTGGACCTTGGTGATCTCAAG GCCTATCCATGCTCGTGGAATGTGTATAAGGATCAAAGTCCACTGAAGAGTACGTCAGATGAAAAG gATTTGCAGAGTGAGTTGTCCGTGCAGTTTGATGACTTGTTCAAGAAGGCCTGGGAAGAGGATGTTGTTGAATTTGAAGGAGATG GTCAATTGTCAGGATCAGAATCTGTTAAGTCAGAGGATGAAGCAAACGAGGTTGATGTTGCCAGAAATTCATGCGAGCCTGAGTTATCTGTGTTAGATGAGATTTTGTCAgttgaggcaaagtcaagatTCAATGAAACTGATGAAGATGGTGAAAAAAACCCAGAG GCTTGGGCAATTAGTGGAGGTACAGAATGGATTGCAGAGAATTTTTATGATCTTATTCCTGACAAGGCACTTGATTATCCTTTTGAATTGGATAAATTCCAGAAGGAG GCTATTTATTATCTTGAAAAGGGGGACTCTGTCTTTGTTGCTGCTCACACATCAGCTGGAAAGACAGTTGTTGCAGAATATGCATTTGCTTTAGCATCAAAA CATTGCACCAGAGCTGTGTATACTGCTCCTATTAAAACCATCAGCAATCAAAAGTACAGAGATTTCTGTGGAAAATTTGATGTTGGACTTCTCACTGGTGATGTTAGCTTGAGGCCAGAGGCATCTTGTCTCATTATGACCACAGAAATCTTAAGGTCAATGCTTTATCGCGGTGCAGACATAATACGTGATATTGAATGG GTTATCTTTGATGAGGTGCACTATGTCAATGATGTCGAAAGAGGTGTTGTTTGGGAAGAAGTTATTATAATGCTTCCAAGACACATTAATATTGTCCTCCTTTCAGCTACg GTACCAAACAAAGTGGAGTTCGCGGACTGGATTGGACGgacaaagcaaaagaaaatccgTGTTACTGG GACTACAAAAAGACCAGTACCATTGGAGCACTGCCTATTTTACTCCGGAGAACTTTACAAAATATGTGAAAGTGAAAGCTTTATTCCCCAGGGGTTCAAAGCTGCAAAAGATGCattcaagaaaaagaatatgaGTGCTGCGACTGGTGGTAGTGGATCACATGCTCCAGCTCCAGTTTCTCATGATGGGGCTCGAACTCAAAAACAAAGTTCTAACTggggaaaacaaaagaagcaaTCTGGTCCCCAAAATTTGGGGAATTTCTCCAAAGCTGGTGgatcaaatcaaaacaatggAAATGGCATGAACAATTGGGGTTTAAGGAGATCAGATGCCTCTTTGTGGTTGTCACTTATTAACAAGCTCTCGAAGAAGTCTCTGTTACCT GTggttatattttgtttctcaAAGAATCGCTGTGATAAGTCAGCTGATAGTATGTATGGGATTGACCTCACAAGTAGTTCTGAGAAAAGTGAGATTCGTGTGTTCTGTGATAAAGCATTTTCGCGGCTAAAGGGATCTGACAGGACTTTACCACAG GTTGTCAGAGTTCAAAACCTTCTTCATAGAGGAATTGGTGTCCATCATGCTGGACTGCTTCCAATTGTTAAGGAAGTTGTTGAAATGCTTTTTTGTCGTGGTGTAATCAAG GTTTTGTTCTCAACAGAGACATTTGCAATGGGAGTCAATGCACCAGCTAGAACG GTTGTTTTTGATACATTAAGGAAATTTGATGGCAAGGAATTTAGACAATTACTGCCTGGAGAATACACTCAAATGGCAGGCCGTGCAGGCCGAAGAGGACTTGATAAAATTGGTACAGTTATTGTAATGTGCCGTGATGAAATCCTAGAAGAAAGTGATTTAAAGCATGTCATAGTTGGAAGTGCAACCAGGCTTGAATCTCAGTTTCGGCTTACCTATATTATGATCTTGCATCTCCTTCGTGTTGAGGAACTGAAG GTGGAGGACATGCTTAAAAGAAGTTTTGCTGAATTCCATGCTCAGAAGAAACTACCAGAACAGCAGCAACTTCTGATGCGAAAGCTTGCACAACCTACAAAAACTATTGA GTGTATAAAAGGTGAACCAGCTATTGAGGAGTATTATGACATGTACTCAGAAGCTGAGACATATTACACGGAAATATTGGAGGCAGTTATGCAGTCCTCTGTTGCCCAAAAATTTCTTACAGCTGGGAGAGTGGTAGTCATGAAATCACAATCA GGCCAGGACCACTTGCTTGGAGTCATTGTGAAGCCTCCTTCTTCAAGTAATAAGCAATACATTGTTTTAGTGCTGAAACCTGAATTACAAACTCCCCTGGCTAGTGATAACTTGCAAGATAGTAAAAACACCGATTTTCCACAAGGTTATTTCATGGCACCAAAATCTAAACGTGCTATTGAAGAAGATTATTTTCCTGGCGTCACTTCTCGCAAAGGATCGGGtgtcatcaacataaaatTACCACACCAGGGTTCTGCTGCTGGGGTAAGGTTTGAGGTTAGAGAAGTCAATAACAAGGATTTTTTATGCATATGCAATTGCAAGATAAAGATTGACCAAGTTCGGCTTCTTGAAGACGTTTCCAGTCATGCTTACTCCAAGACAGTTCAACAGCTGTTGGGCACAAAATCCAATGGAAATAAGTACCCTCCAGCCTTAGATCCAATGGAAG ATCTGAAGTTGAGAGATGTGAATCATGTGGAAACATACTACAAGTGGACTAACTTATTGCAAAAGATGGCAGAGAATAAGTGCCATGGTTGTACAAAGTTGGAGGAGCACATTATTTTAGCAAGAGAGATAAAGAGACACAAAGAGGAAGTTAATGCTCTAAAGTATGAAATGTCAGATGAGGCACTGCAACAAATGCCAGATTTTCAAGGCCGG ATAGATGTTCTGAAGGAAATTGGATGTATAGATGCCGACCTTGTTGTTCAAATAAAAGGCCGTGTTGCATGCGAAATGAATTCAGGGGAGGAGTTGATTTGCACAGAGTGTTTGTTTGAGAACCAACTGGATGACCTGGAACCAGAAGAAGCTGTGGCGTTAATGTCTGCCTTTGTGTTTCAGCAGAAGAATACTTCCGAACCTTCTCTTACTCCAAAACTGTCTCAGGCGAAACAAAG ATTGTACAACACAGCAATAAGACTGGGCGAGCTTCAAGGCcacttcaaagttcaaataaaTCCGGAGGAGTATGCCCGAGAGAATCTCAAGTTTGGTCTTGTTCAAGTCGTTTATGAGTGGGCAAAG GGCACTCCATTTGCAGATATTTGTGAACTTACGGATGTTCCTGAAGGCATGATAGTGCGGACCATTGTCAGACTTGATGAGACGTGCCGCGAGTTCAAAAATGCTGCATCTATTATGGGTAATTCTGCTCTGTACAAGAAAATGGAAACCGCTTCAAATGCGATAAAGCGTGATATTGTATTTGCGGCTAGCTTATATGTCACTGGAGTTTAA
- the LOC117629604 gene encoding DExH-box ATP-dependent RNA helicase DExH11 isoform X1 codes for MDPIVAANGLSFRVGFSGHSGHLRLEPLSTDESSNPVNSLPDFILPPAFARETPESIKEYIEDTYLLPRLDPEVFSPEKVGRQWDFDWFDNANVPLEPSLPRTVVVPTWELPFRSQNDGSVGGQWEPKSVQVDVSELIVGAQESGSLPRVAGPAKDFVRGSINNRPFRPGGLDDSKSLERVLPDGASNGEWVHELLIGGSAQAVPPSFKQGLDLGDLKAYPCSWNVYKDQSPLKSTSDEKVDLQSELSVQFDDLFKKAWEEDVVEFEGDGQLSGSESVKSEDEANEVDVARNSCEPELSVLDEILSVEAKSRFNETDEDGEKNPEAWAISGGTEWIAENFYDLIPDKALDYPFELDKFQKEAIYYLEKGDSVFVAAHTSAGKTVVAEYAFALASKHCTRAVYTAPIKTISNQKYRDFCGKFDVGLLTGDVSLRPEASCLIMTTEILRSMLYRGADIIRDIEWVIFDEVHYVNDVERGVVWEEVIIMLPRHINIVLLSATVPNKVEFADWIGRTKQKKIRVTGTTKRPVPLEHCLFYSGELYKICESESFIPQGFKAAKDAFKKKNMSAATGGSGSHAPAPVSHDGARTQKQSSNWGKQKKQSGPQNLGNFSKAGGSNQNNGNGMNNWGLRRSDASLWLSLINKLSKKSLLPVVIFCFSKNRCDKSADSMYGIDLTSSSEKSEIRVFCDKAFSRLKGSDRTLPQVVRVQNLLHRGIGVHHAGLLPIVKEVVEMLFCRGVIKVLFSTETFAMGVNAPARTVVFDTLRKFDGKEFRQLLPGEYTQMAGRAGRRGLDKIGTVIVMCRDEILEESDLKHVIVGSATRLESQFRLTYIMILHLLRVEELKVEDMLKRSFAEFHAQKKLPEQQQLLMRKLAQPTKTIECIKGEPAIEEYYDMYSEAETYYTEILEAVMQSSVAQKFLTAGRVVVMKSQSGQDHLLGVIVKPPSSSNKQYIVLVLKPELQTPLASDNLQDSKNTDFPQGYFMAPKSKRAIEEDYFPGVTSRKGSGVINIKLPHQGSAAGVRFEVREVNNKDFLCICNCKIKIDQVRLLEDVSSHAYSKTVQQLLGTKSNGNKYPPALDPMEDLKLRDVNHVETYYKWTNLLQKMAENKCHGCTKLEEHIILAREIKRHKEEVNALKYEMSDEALQQMPDFQGRIDVLKEIGCIDADLVVQIKGRVACEMNSGEELICTECLFENQLDDLEPEEAVALMSAFVFQQKNTSEPSLTPKLSQAKQRLYNTAIRLGELQGHFKVQINPEEYARENLKFGLVQVVYEWAKGTPFADICELTDVPEGMIVRTIVRLDETCREFKNAASIMGNSALYKKMETASNAIKRDIVFAASLYVTGV; via the exons ATGGATCCGATTGTTGCAGCAAATGGGCTCTCTTTCCGAGTCGGGTTCTCCGGTCACAGTGGCCACCTCAGGCTCGAGCCTCTTTCCACCGACGAGAGCTCCAACCCCGTCAATTCACTCCCTGATTTCATTCTG CCGCCGGCATTTGCTAGGGAAACGCCTGAATCAATAAAAGAGTATATAGAGGACACGTATCTCTTGCCAAGATTGGACCCTGAAGTATTTTCGCCGGAAAAGGTCGGGAGGCAGTGGGATTTTGACTGGTTTGATAACGCAAATGTACCCTTGGAGCCCTCATTGCCGCGGACAGTTGTGGTTCCTACATGGGAATTACCATTTAGGAGTCAAAATGATGGGTCGGTGGGAGGTCAATGGGAACCTAAATCCGTGCAG gtggatgtatcagAACTTATAGTAGGAGCTCAAGAGTCTGGTTCCTTGCCACGCGTGGCTGGACCAGCGAAGGATTTTGTACGGGGAAGTATCAACAACCGCCCTTTTCGCCCAGGAGGCTTGGATGATTCCAAATCTCTAGAAAGAGTTCTTCCTGATGGTGCTTCTAATGGCGAGTGGGTTCACGAACTTCTGATTGGTGGCTCTGCTCAGGCCGTACCTCCAAGCTTTAAGCAAGGATTGGACCTTGGTGATCTCAAG GCCTATCCATGCTCGTGGAATGTGTATAAGGATCAAAGTCCACTGAAGAGTACGTCAGATGAAAAGGTG gATTTGCAGAGTGAGTTGTCCGTGCAGTTTGATGACTTGTTCAAGAAGGCCTGGGAAGAGGATGTTGTTGAATTTGAAGGAGATG GTCAATTGTCAGGATCAGAATCTGTTAAGTCAGAGGATGAAGCAAACGAGGTTGATGTTGCCAGAAATTCATGCGAGCCTGAGTTATCTGTGTTAGATGAGATTTTGTCAgttgaggcaaagtcaagatTCAATGAAACTGATGAAGATGGTGAAAAAAACCCAGAG GCTTGGGCAATTAGTGGAGGTACAGAATGGATTGCAGAGAATTTTTATGATCTTATTCCTGACAAGGCACTTGATTATCCTTTTGAATTGGATAAATTCCAGAAGGAG GCTATTTATTATCTTGAAAAGGGGGACTCTGTCTTTGTTGCTGCTCACACATCAGCTGGAAAGACAGTTGTTGCAGAATATGCATTTGCTTTAGCATCAAAA CATTGCACCAGAGCTGTGTATACTGCTCCTATTAAAACCATCAGCAATCAAAAGTACAGAGATTTCTGTGGAAAATTTGATGTTGGACTTCTCACTGGTGATGTTAGCTTGAGGCCAGAGGCATCTTGTCTCATTATGACCACAGAAATCTTAAGGTCAATGCTTTATCGCGGTGCAGACATAATACGTGATATTGAATGG GTTATCTTTGATGAGGTGCACTATGTCAATGATGTCGAAAGAGGTGTTGTTTGGGAAGAAGTTATTATAATGCTTCCAAGACACATTAATATTGTCCTCCTTTCAGCTACg GTACCAAACAAAGTGGAGTTCGCGGACTGGATTGGACGgacaaagcaaaagaaaatccgTGTTACTGG GACTACAAAAAGACCAGTACCATTGGAGCACTGCCTATTTTACTCCGGAGAACTTTACAAAATATGTGAAAGTGAAAGCTTTATTCCCCAGGGGTTCAAAGCTGCAAAAGATGCattcaagaaaaagaatatgaGTGCTGCGACTGGTGGTAGTGGATCACATGCTCCAGCTCCAGTTTCTCATGATGGGGCTCGAACTCAAAAACAAAGTTCTAACTggggaaaacaaaagaagcaaTCTGGTCCCCAAAATTTGGGGAATTTCTCCAAAGCTGGTGgatcaaatcaaaacaatggAAATGGCATGAACAATTGGGGTTTAAGGAGATCAGATGCCTCTTTGTGGTTGTCACTTATTAACAAGCTCTCGAAGAAGTCTCTGTTACCT GTggttatattttgtttctcaAAGAATCGCTGTGATAAGTCAGCTGATAGTATGTATGGGATTGACCTCACAAGTAGTTCTGAGAAAAGTGAGATTCGTGTGTTCTGTGATAAAGCATTTTCGCGGCTAAAGGGATCTGACAGGACTTTACCACAG GTTGTCAGAGTTCAAAACCTTCTTCATAGAGGAATTGGTGTCCATCATGCTGGACTGCTTCCAATTGTTAAGGAAGTTGTTGAAATGCTTTTTTGTCGTGGTGTAATCAAG GTTTTGTTCTCAACAGAGACATTTGCAATGGGAGTCAATGCACCAGCTAGAACG GTTGTTTTTGATACATTAAGGAAATTTGATGGCAAGGAATTTAGACAATTACTGCCTGGAGAATACACTCAAATGGCAGGCCGTGCAGGCCGAAGAGGACTTGATAAAATTGGTACAGTTATTGTAATGTGCCGTGATGAAATCCTAGAAGAAAGTGATTTAAAGCATGTCATAGTTGGAAGTGCAACCAGGCTTGAATCTCAGTTTCGGCTTACCTATATTATGATCTTGCATCTCCTTCGTGTTGAGGAACTGAAG GTGGAGGACATGCTTAAAAGAAGTTTTGCTGAATTCCATGCTCAGAAGAAACTACCAGAACAGCAGCAACTTCTGATGCGAAAGCTTGCACAACCTACAAAAACTATTGA GTGTATAAAAGGTGAACCAGCTATTGAGGAGTATTATGACATGTACTCAGAAGCTGAGACATATTACACGGAAATATTGGAGGCAGTTATGCAGTCCTCTGTTGCCCAAAAATTTCTTACAGCTGGGAGAGTGGTAGTCATGAAATCACAATCA GGCCAGGACCACTTGCTTGGAGTCATTGTGAAGCCTCCTTCTTCAAGTAATAAGCAATACATTGTTTTAGTGCTGAAACCTGAATTACAAACTCCCCTGGCTAGTGATAACTTGCAAGATAGTAAAAACACCGATTTTCCACAAGGTTATTTCATGGCACCAAAATCTAAACGTGCTATTGAAGAAGATTATTTTCCTGGCGTCACTTCTCGCAAAGGATCGGGtgtcatcaacataaaatTACCACACCAGGGTTCTGCTGCTGGGGTAAGGTTTGAGGTTAGAGAAGTCAATAACAAGGATTTTTTATGCATATGCAATTGCAAGATAAAGATTGACCAAGTTCGGCTTCTTGAAGACGTTTCCAGTCATGCTTACTCCAAGACAGTTCAACAGCTGTTGGGCACAAAATCCAATGGAAATAAGTACCCTCCAGCCTTAGATCCAATGGAAG ATCTGAAGTTGAGAGATGTGAATCATGTGGAAACATACTACAAGTGGACTAACTTATTGCAAAAGATGGCAGAGAATAAGTGCCATGGTTGTACAAAGTTGGAGGAGCACATTATTTTAGCAAGAGAGATAAAGAGACACAAAGAGGAAGTTAATGCTCTAAAGTATGAAATGTCAGATGAGGCACTGCAACAAATGCCAGATTTTCAAGGCCGG ATAGATGTTCTGAAGGAAATTGGATGTATAGATGCCGACCTTGTTGTTCAAATAAAAGGCCGTGTTGCATGCGAAATGAATTCAGGGGAGGAGTTGATTTGCACAGAGTGTTTGTTTGAGAACCAACTGGATGACCTGGAACCAGAAGAAGCTGTGGCGTTAATGTCTGCCTTTGTGTTTCAGCAGAAGAATACTTCCGAACCTTCTCTTACTCCAAAACTGTCTCAGGCGAAACAAAG ATTGTACAACACAGCAATAAGACTGGGCGAGCTTCAAGGCcacttcaaagttcaaataaaTCCGGAGGAGTATGCCCGAGAGAATCTCAAGTTTGGTCTTGTTCAAGTCGTTTATGAGTGGGCAAAG GGCACTCCATTTGCAGATATTTGTGAACTTACGGATGTTCCTGAAGGCATGATAGTGCGGACCATTGTCAGACTTGATGAGACGTGCCGCGAGTTCAAAAATGCTGCATCTATTATGGGTAATTCTGCTCTGTACAAGAAAATGGAAACCGCTTCAAATGCGATAAAGCGTGATATTGTATTTGCGGCTAGCTTATATGTCACTGGAGTTTAA